From the genome of Thermofilaceae archaeon:
GGCGATCTTGTGCGCCTTGCAGAAGGGGATCATCTCCCTCTCCTCTTCCCTGTACAGCAAGTTGTAGGGGGTCTGGGTGCTGGCGAACTTCTCGTAGCCCTTGAGCTCGGCGATGTAGTATGCCATGGCGAACTGCCACGTGTACATGCTGCTGGCTCCAATGTACCTGACCAATCCCCTGCGGACGAGGTCGGTGAGCGTTGAGAGGGTCTCCTCGATCGGCGTCTCGTAGTCCCACCGGTGGATCTGGTACAAGTCCACGTAATCCGTCCTGAGCCTCCTGAGCGACTCGCTGATCTGCCGCATGATGTGCTTCCTCGACAAACCCCTATCGTTGGGACCCGGGCCCGTGGGGAAGTACACCTTCGTAGCCACAACCGCGTCCTCCCTCCTACCCTGGAGAAACTCACCCAGTATCTCCTCCGACTTCCCCATCGAATACACGTTCGCCGTATCGAAGAAGTTGATGCCCAAGTCCCAGGCCCGCTCCATCACCTTGAAAGCCTCCTCCTTACCCACAACCCAGCCGCCGCTGCCGTAAACCTGCAGTTTCGGGTCGCCGAAGGACATGCAACCCAGGCAGATCCTCGACACCTTGAGGCCGGTCCAGCCCAAACGGGTGTACTTCACGCCAAAGCCGGTGCTCAGGCGATACTAATGCTTTAGGGTTTGATCAAGCAGAACTTCCACGAGATGCTCGAAACGGGGAAGTTCTCTGCAGGGGTTGGAGTGGGTTGCTAGCTCGGAAGACCCCCGCTGGACGGCTTAGAGCTTTAAGGTGCCGCCTCGGCTCCTGACCCTCAAGGTCACTGCGTAGCGCTGGTGTAGGGTTCGAGAAGCTGGGCTAAGTCCAGGCGACCGATAGCTTTGGCCAGGTCGTAGGGTGTTCTCCCTCCAGCGTCCCTAGCGTTCGGGTTCCCCCCGTACTCGAGCAGCAGCCGGACGACGTCCGCGCTGCCGCCGTAGATCGCGACGTGCAAAGGCGTAACGTCACCCTCGCCCGCGATGTTCGCGTCCGCCCCGTAGGCGAGCAGAAGCTCGACAATTTCGGCCGCCCCCCTTGCAGCCGCCAGGTGGAGCGGCGTGTAGCCCTTACGGTCCCTTACGTCGGGGTCTGCGCCCTGGCTGAGAAGCTCCCTTACGAGGCTGGCGTCACCCCTCCTCACCGCATCGAAGAGCTTCTGCCCGAGCTCCCTGCTCCTCGGAGCCGAGGGCGCCGCAGGTCTTGGAGCAGAGCAGGGAGGGGTCGACGGGTTTGCGACAAACCTGTCCAGCAGCGCGCAGCGCCTGCCGAGAGGCTGGTAGAAGGTGCACCTCGTGCACTCCCTCCCCCTCTCGAGGGGGCAGGGGGCTCGCGGGTCCTCAACTGCGGTGCCCATCAGCAGGCAGTACCTGCTGTCTCTGAAGAAGTAGGGGCAGGATTCGCAGCTCCCCCGCATTACGCTCCAAGGAGCGTGCGACCGCTAATTAAGCTGTCGTAAGCGATTTTAACGTGATCCTCTGCGATTGCTCGTGGCGAAAATCAGGTTTGGTGTGGTGGGGGTTGGCGGCATAGGCCGGCACCACGCCGAGCTCGCCTCCCGCCTGGAGGAGCTCGAGCTCGTCGCTGTGGCCGACGTAGCCCACGAGCGCGCGAGAGAGGTCGCTGAAAGGCTCAACGTTAGGGCCTACGGGAACTATCTGGACATGTTCGAGAAGGAGCAGCTCGACGCCATCTCGGTTTGCACACCCCACCCAACCCACGCGGAGATCGCCATCGAGGCGATGAAGAGGGGGATTCACGTCCTCACCGAGAAGCCCATGGCCGCGACGGTCGGGCAGTGCCGCGCGATGATCAGGGAGGCGAGGAGGAGGGGGGTGAAGCTGGGCGTGGTCTTCCAGAACAGGTTTGAGCCGCGCTTCAGGAGGGCTAAGTCGATCATAGAGGCCGGTGGCCTCGGGGACGTGTACAGGGGGCTGCTACGGTACGGGACGTACAGGGACATGGCCTACTTCGCGAGCGCAGCCTGGCGGGGTAGGTGGGCGACGGAGGGGGGCGGCGTGCTCATCAACCAGGCCATCCACTTCATCGACATCTTCCTCTGGATGCTAG
Proteins encoded in this window:
- a CDS encoding Gfo/Idh/MocA family oxidoreductase, with protein sequence MAKIRFGVVGVGGIGRHHAELASRLEELELVAVADVAHERAREVAERLNVRAYGNYLDMFEKEQLDAISVCTPHPTHAEIAIEAMKRGIHVLTEKPMAATVGQCRAMIREARRRGVKLGVVFQNRFEPRFRRAKSIIEAGGLGDVYRGLLRYGTYRDMAYFASAAWRGRWATEGGGVLINQAIHFIDIFLWMLGRMPVEVFAYAGTLGHDIEVEDLASAVVLFENGCQGLIQCSTLDFPDVLNIEVRGDRGMLLVETSPKRVEQGWRNETRVFLYRNAPPIRRAIYSSLRPEAPRVSYSVEEVVAEEPFTGHEAVLRDFARAIIEDREPEVTGEEGMKSVELINAIVMSAVEKRPVKLPLDPSQYDSLLERLKEAGGPPW
- a CDS encoding aldo/keto reductase; translation: MKYTRLGWTGLKVSRICLGCMSFGDPKLQVYGSGGWVVGKEEAFKVMERAWDLGINFFDTANVYSMGKSEEILGEFLQGRREDAVVATKVYFPTGPGPNDRGLSRKHIMRQISESLRRLRTDYVDLYQIHRWDYETPIEETLSTLTDLVRRGLVRYIGASSMYTWQFAMAYYIAELKGYEKFASTQTPYNLLYREEEREMIPFCKAHKIAYMAYSPLAAGVLSGRFYKDGKIVVPPDGPGRLTATEFYAYKAYVAPPENAEIVRRVIEVAQSKGVKPAQIALAWLFHKGVDVAIIGTSKVEHLEEAVEALEVKLTDDEIRYLEEPYRPKPILHIPPPVLQ
- a CDS encoding ankyrin repeat domain-containing protein, encoding MRGSCESCPYFFRDSRYCLLMGTAVEDPRAPCPLERGRECTRCTFYQPLGRRCALLDRFVANPSTPPCSAPRPAAPSAPRSRELGQKLFDAVRRGDASLVRELLSQGADPDVRDRKGYTPLHLAAARGAAEIVELLLAYGADANIAGEGDVTPLHVAIYGGSADVVRLLLEYGGNPNARDAGGRTPYDLAKAIGRLDLAQLLEPYTSATQ